A stretch of DNA from Candidatus Pseudomonas phytovorans:
GCCGTGCTGTTGGGTGGCGGCCTGTTCGGTACCCTGGGCTGGCGCAGCGAAACCCGCCACGCCTGGACCGCCGACTACCGCACCGGCATCGGCGAACGTCGCGCGGTAAAACTGGCCGATGGCAGCCAGTTGCTGCTGGACACCGATTCTGCCGTGGATGTGGCTTACGCTGCCGGCCAACGACGGCTGACGCTGCACAGAGGCCAGGTGTTGGTGACCACGGCCCGCGATGCCGCTGCCCGGCCGTTCATGGTCGACACCCGCGACGGCCGTGTGCTGGCGTTGGGCACGCGGTTCACCGTCAGCGTCGACGACCGCGGCAGTGAAGTGGCCGTGCTGGAAAAAGCCGTGGAAGTTACCGCGCTGCGTCACGCGCCTGTGCGCCTTGAAGCCGGCCAGCGAGTACGGTTCGGTGCGCGAGAAACTGGCCCGCTGCGTGCCAACGACGCTTCAGTGGCGGCATGGGTGCAAGGCAGCGTGGTAGCCATCGACACGCCACTGGCCGAGCTGCTGGCCGAGCTTTCCCGTTATCGCCCCGGGTTGCTGACCTGCGACCCGGCAGTGGCGCGGATGAAAATTTCCGGAGCGTTTCCGATCACCGATACCGAACTGGCGCTAACCGCGCTGGAGAGCGCCTTCCCGGTGAAAGTGCTGCGTCGCACCCGCTACTGGGTGACTGTGCTACCCGTCCATTGACCCGCGGGCCGGCGCCCCAGGGAAAATATTTTCAGGCGCCTTGCACTTTTACCGAGGCTCGTTCGGCTTTCCCTTCCAAACGCTCAATTCAATGTTCCTGGGGAGGGAAACATGACCACCACGCAACGTTCGCACACGGCATTGGCCCTGGCGGTACACCTGGGTCTTGGCGCGCTTTGCATCGGCGCCGGCACTGCCGTCGCCGCGCCTGTCGCCAGCGAACAGACCCGTGCCTACGACATTGCACCCGGCCCACTGACCGAAACCCTGGGCCGCTTCGCCAATGCCGCCGGGGTGGCGCTATCGTTCGACGGTGCCAATACCGAAGGCCGTCGCTCACCTGGGCTGAAGGGTAACTTCAACGTCGACAGCGGTTTCGCCACCTTGCTGGCGGGCAGCGGCCTGCAGGCGGTGCGCCAGACCAATGGCGTTTACGTGCTGGTTGGCGGGCAAGCCGGCGGTGCCGTGCTGCTCGGTGCCACCAGCATCAACAGTCTGGCACTGGGCACCACCACCGAAGGCTCGGGCTCTTACACCACGGGGGCCATGCAAACCGCCACCAAGTTGCCGCTGTCGATTCGTGAAACACCTCAGGCGGTGACGGTCATCACCCGCCAGCGCCTCGAAGACCAGGACCTGCGCACGCTCGACCAGGTGGTGCAAGCCACCCCGGGCCTGCGCAGCAGCGGCTCGCGCCCAAGCAACAGCGAATTCTTCTCGCGTGGTTTCCCCATCACCAACCTGATGTACGACGGCCTGACCACCACGTACAACTCCGACTGGGTCACCAATGCCGACATGGCGCCGTTCGACCGCGTCGAGGTGGTACGTGGCGCCACGGGCATGATGCAAGGCTCAGGCGAGCCTTCGGCAGCCATCAACATGGTGCGCAAGCGCCCCACCCGCGAATTTCAGGGCAGCGTCAAAGGCAGTGTCGGCAGTTGGGATGACTACCGCAGCGAGCTGGACCTGTCCGGCCCGCTGAACCAGAGTGGCAGCTGGCGCGGCCGCTTCGTCGGGGCCTACCAGGACAAGCAGGGCTTCCAGGACTACACCGGCAAGGAACGCA
This window harbors:
- a CDS encoding FecR domain-containing protein codes for the protein MSRAPTAEQRQAIREAARWYAQLSSGTASANEQARWQAWHDSDPLHRMAWQRMEAVSASLAGLPARLASSTLLGAGHTRRQVLYGLAVLLGGGLFGTLGWRSETRHAWTADYRTGIGERRAVKLADGSQLLLDTDSAVDVAYAAGQRRLTLHRGQVLVTTARDAAARPFMVDTRDGRVLALGTRFTVSVDDRGSEVAVLEKAVEVTALRHAPVRLEAGQRVRFGARETGPLRANDASVAAWVQGSVVAIDTPLAELLAELSRYRPGLLTCDPAVARMKISGAFPITDTELALTALESAFPVKVLRRTRYWVTVLPVH